CATCATGGTCGCGGTCGGGGACTTCAGGCCCCAGCCGAGCCCCTTGGCGTCGCCCTTGGTGGCCTGCTGGGCGATCTGGGTGAACTGCTCCCACGTCATCGAGTCGCCCGTGGGGATCGTCACGCCGGCGTCCGTGAGCATCTTCTTGTTCGCGAACACGACGTAGGTCTGCATCTCGGTGGGGACGCCGATGATCTGGCCGTCGTAGGTGACCGAGTCCCACACGCCGTCGCTGATCTCGGCCTTCGCGTCGGGGGAGATGTCCTTGCTCAGGTCGCGCAGGTAGCCGTCCGCCGCGAAGGGCAGGATCGAGGCGGCCTCGTAGTGGATGACGTCGGGGGCGCTCTTGCCGCTGAACTGCGTGGTGAGCTTGTCGTAGACGCCGTCCCAGCCGGCCTGGATCGTCTCGACCTTGATGTTCGGGTTGGCGGTGTTCCAGGCCTCCACGATCTCCTTGGTCGCCGCGATGGCGCCGGGCTGATCGGACAGCGACTGGAAGGTGATGGACACAGGGCCGGACGCCGTCGTGTCGCCTCCCGGGTTCTGGGCCGGGGCGCCGCCGCACGCGGCGAGCCCCAGTCCCACGGTCGCGGCCAGCAGGGCCGCTGCGAGCTTGGTGGTCTTCATCGACTTACTCCTTGTTGGTTGATTCGGGACTGGGGAACAGGGGGCCGGTGGGCCGGGGAACAAGGGCCGGGGTCAGCCCTTGACGGAGCCGGCGAGCATGCCGGAGACGAGCTTGCGCTGCATGATCGAGAAGAAGACGATGCTCGGGATCGTCGCCAGCACCGCGCCGGCGGCCAGCGGGCCGAGCGCCACCTTGCCCTCGCCGCCGATGAACATCTTCAGCGCGATCGGGAGGGTGTAGTTCTCCGGCGTCTGCATGAGCACCAGCGCGAAGAAGAACTCGTTCCAGGCGGACACGAACGCGAACATCGCGGTGGCGGCGATGCCCGGGAGCAGCAGCGGGAAGATCACCTTGGTGAGCGTCCTGAGGCGGGAGGCGCCGTCGACGGCGGCGGCCTCCTCCAACTCGATCGGGATGCCCGCCGCGAAGCCCTGCAGCATCCACAGCGCGAACGGCATCGTGTAGGTCGTGTAGACGAGGATCAGGCCGGGCAGCGTGTTGACCAGGCCGGCATCCCGCAGGATCAGGAACAGCGGGATGATGATGAGGATGACCGGGAACACCTGGGAGACCAGGATCCAGCCGGTGCCCGCCGTCCGCAGCCAGCCGCGGAACCGGGCGAACGCGTAGGCCGCCGGCAGGGACAGGGCGATCACGAGCACCATCGAGCAGACCGCGACGATCAGCGAGTTCCACGCGGAGCCGACGAGGCCCTGCTGGTTCCACGCGATCACGTAGTTGTCGGGGTGGAACTCCTTGGGCAACAGCGAGATGTCCAGGCTCATCAGCTCGCGGCTGGACTTGAACGACGCCGACACCAGCCACAGCAGCGGGAACGCGAGGAAGACGACGTAGACCGCGAGCAGGGCGTACTGGCCGACGCGGGCGAGCGGCGAGATGTGGGTGTTCACTTCGCCTCCTTCTCTCGGAACTGGCTCCACAGGTAGATCGCCAGCAGGGCGACGACGATGAGGACGAGGACGCAGCCCATCGCCGAGGCGTAGCCGAGGTTGCGGCTCTTGAACGCCTCCAGGTACGTGAACAGCATCGGCAGCATGGTTTTGCCGCCCGGGCCGCCCTCGGTCATGACGTAGACCAGGCCGAACGAGTTGAAGTTCCAGATGAAGTTCAGCGACGTGATCGACGCCATCACCGGGCGGATCGCGGGCAGCGACACGTTGAAGAAGCGGCGGACCGCACCGGCCCCGTCCATCGCGGCGGCCTCGATCTGTTCGGTCGGGATCTGCTGCAGCGCCGCCAGCAGCGTGATCGTGGTCTGCGGCATCCCGACCCACACGCCGACCACGATGACGGCGGGCAGGGCGGTGGAGAACTCCCCGAGCCAGTTGGTGGTGACGTCGGGCCCGAAGACGGACAGCACGGCGTTGAGGGGGCCGTTCGTGGCGTAGATGAGCTGCCACATGATGGCCACGACGACCGGGGGCATCGCCCACGGGATCAGCGCGAGCACCCGCGCCAGCCCCTGGAACCGCAGGTTGGCGTTCAGCAGCAGGGCCAACACCAGCCCGGCGACCAACTGGAGCACCGTCACCGAGACGGCCCACACCATGCCGATGCGGAACGACTCCCAGAACATCGTGTCGCCGAGCAGGTCGACGAAGTTCTGCAGGCCGACGAAGTCGGGGGTGTCGTTGCGCCGCAGCGACGCGTCGGTGAACGCCAGTCCGATGCCGCTGAGCAGCGGCGCGACGCTGAAGATCAGGATCGGGATGAGGGCCGGGACCACCAGCGCGGCCGCCTCGACGCGCTTGGCGCGACTCTGGACGCTGCGACGCTTGGGCACCACCGGCTTGTCGACGAGGGCCAACGACTCCGTCGTCACTGTGGCCACCCCCTTCGGGTCGGGCTCGACTCTCGGAGCACGAGCGTGGGATCGACGGTGACGCGCTGGTGCGCGCGTCCGGGACGGGCGATGCGGGCCAGCAGCAGCTCGATCGCCTGGGTGGCGCGCTCCCCCGCCGCCAGCGAGACGCTGGTCAGCGGCGGCTGCACGAGGTTGGCGTACACGGTGTCGTCCATCCCGACGACGCCCAGGTCGGGGCCGACCTCGACGCCCGCCTTCGCGGCGGCGCGCATCACACCGACCGCGAGGAGGTCGTTGGTGGCGAGCACCGCGCTCGGCCGCGACGCCGCGTCGGCCATGCAGTCACCCAGCGCGACGAGCGCGGCCTCGGTGGTGAAGTCGGTCGCCGTGATGACCCGGGGCACGAAGCCGTACGCCGCGGCGGCGTCCAGGTAGGCCGCGAGGCGGTAGCGGCCGGGCGTGGTGTCGTCGGGCCCGTTGACCAGGGTCACGGCGTCGTGGCCGGCGGCGACGAGGTGGTCGATCGCGGCACGCACGCCGGCGGCGGAGTCCACGCTGACGGCGTCCAGGGGGACCTCCGGCGCGATGCGTCCGATCACGACGACCGGGACCGACAGGGTCAGCAGGGCCTCGACGAGCCCCTCGGTGACGCGGAGCGGGGTGATGATGAGGCCGTCGGCGAAGCCGCGGTCCATGCTGCGGACCAGTTCGGCGATCTCGTCGGCGTCGCTGCCCACCGAGGTCAGGGAGAGCCGGAAGCCCTCGCGCCGCGTCACGGCCTCCATGGCCTTGACCATCGCGACGTAGATCGGGTTGGCGATGTCGGGCACGGCGCAGGCGATGGCGGGGGTGTGGCCGAGCTTGAGCAGCCGCGCGGTGGCGTCGGGGACGTAGCCCAGTTCGTTGACGGCCGCGCGCACCTTCTCGACGGTGCCGCGGCTGGCCGAGCCGCCGTTGAGCGCCCGGGAGACCGAGGCCACCGACACGCCCGCCAGGCGCGCGACCTGCGCCAGCGTGGGTCGTGAGGTGCTCATCGTGCCGCCTTCGTCCTGGTCGTCATCGTCCGGATGGAAACGTTTACAACACTCCAGCACTTCTCCCCGCGGGGAGGCAAGCCCGGGGGACTGGAACTATTTCCACCACGCTCGGAGGCGAGCGTGCGGCCGACGGGAGTTCGCCGCGAGGAACCGCCCCGGAATTGGCCGCACGCACGTCACGGCGCTGCCGTCGTGGAGCCCGGAGGTGCCATCGTTGAGGGGCGCGGCTGGTCAGTGCCGGCCTTTGGCGCCCCGAAAAATCACGAATCGCGCAGTCACGCCCCCGCGGGTCGGCGTTTCCCCTAGTGGGTCACCGCCTCAACAGGACCGAGTGCGCGATTCTTGATTTCCGTTCAGCCGAAGTCGACCCCCTGGGCGAGTTCGACGCCGCCGGAGTAGTTGATCGCGTTGGTGGAGCGGCGCATGTAGGCGCGCCAGGCATCCGAGCCGGACTCGCGGCCGCCGCCGGTCTCCTTCTCGCCGCCGAACGCGCCACCGATCTCGGCGCCCGACGTGCCGGCGTTCACGTTGGCGATGCCGGTGTCCGCCAAGGCCAGGTAGCGCTCGGCCTCGATCATGTCGGCGGTGAAGATGCCGCCCGAGAGCCCCTGGGGCACCGCGTTGTGCAGGGCGATCGCCTCATCCAGGTCGCGGTAGCGCACCGCGTACAGCACCGGCGCGAAGGTCTCCTTGAGCATCACCCCGGCCTGCGTCGGCATCTCCAGCAGGGCGGGACGCACCCAGTAACCCTCGGGTTCGGCTACGGGCCGCTCCGCGCGCACGCCGAGGTCGCGGCCCTCCCCCGCGGCGCCGTGCGCGGCCGCGCCCAGGCGCGCAGCCGGCGCGGGAACCGCCGCGGCCGGAACCGCCTCCGGCGTAGGCACCGCCTCCGTCGTCGGGGCCACCTCAGCCGGCGCGTGCACATCCTCCCCGGCGACCCACTCCGCACCCTCGGCCCGAGCGGGCGCCGCTTCCCCGCCGCCCCGAGCCGCACCCTCAGCGGGCGCAGGGGTTGGGGCGAGCGGGCTGCCCTCCCCATCGTCGTCTTCGCGCCCGGGACGCACGCGGTCACCGCCGGCGACCAGCCGGCCGCCCTGAGCCTGCGCGGCGGCGATCGCGTCCGCCATCGCCTCCCAGGCGCCCTGCCCGATGAGCGGGCCGACCAGGGTCCCTTCGGCGAACGGGTCGCCGATCGGGAGGCGCTCGAACGCGGCGCCGACGCGGGCGATCACCTCGTCCGCGACGTCGTCGTGCACCAGCAGCCGCCGGGTGCTCGTGCAGCGCTGGCCGGCCGTGCCGGCGGCGCCGAACACCACCGAGGCGACCGCCTGGTCGAGGTTCGCGGTCGCGGTGACGACCACGGCGTTGTTGCCGCCGAGTTCCAGCAGCGAGCGTCCGAAGCGCGCGGCCACCCGGGGGCCCACCTCGCGTCCCATCCGGGTCGAGCCCGTCGCCGAGACCAGCGCGACACGCGGGTCGTCGACCAGCGCCTGCCCGGTGTCGCGGGCGCCCAGCACCAGCCGGTGGACGCCGTCCGGAGCGCCCACCTCGCGGGCGGCGCGCCGCAGCAGCGCGGCGCAGCCGAGCGCGCAGAGGCTGGTCAGCTCCGAGGGCTTCCAGACCACCGTGTCGCCGCACGCCAGCGCGATCGCGGTGTTCCACGACCACACCGCGACCGGGAAGTTGAACGCCGAGATCACCCCGACGACGCCCAGCGGCTGCCAGGTCTCCTGGAGCCGGTGCCCCGCGCGCTCCGACGGCATGGTGCGGCCGTAGAGCTGGCGCGACAGCCCGACCGCGAAGTCGCAGATGTCGCTCATCTCCTGCACCTCGCCGAGCGCCTCGGTGCGGATCTTGCCGGCCTCGATGGTGACGAGGGTCGCCAGGTCGTCGCGGTGCTCGGCGATCAGGTCGCCGAGCCGGCGCACCAGCCGGCCGCGGACCGGCGCCGGGGTGTCCCGCCACATCGCGAACGCCTCGGCCGCC
Above is a window of Propioniciclava coleopterorum DNA encoding:
- a CDS encoding carbohydrate ABC transporter permease; translated protein: MNTHISPLARVGQYALLAVYVVFLAFPLLWLVSASFKSSRELMSLDISLLPKEFHPDNYVIAWNQQGLVGSAWNSLIVAVCSMVLVIALSLPAAYAFARFRGWLRTAGTGWILVSQVFPVILIIIPLFLILRDAGLVNTLPGLILVYTTYTMPFALWMLQGFAAGIPIELEEAAAVDGASRLRTLTKVIFPLLLPGIAATAMFAFVSAWNEFFFALVLMQTPENYTLPIALKMFIGGEGKVALGPLAAGAVLATIPSIVFFSIMQRKLVSGMLAGSVKG
- a CDS encoding carbohydrate ABC transporter permease; its protein translation is MTTESLALVDKPVVPKRRSVQSRAKRVEAAALVVPALIPILIFSVAPLLSGIGLAFTDASLRRNDTPDFVGLQNFVDLLGDTMFWESFRIGMVWAVSVTVLQLVAGLVLALLLNANLRFQGLARVLALIPWAMPPVVVAIMWQLIYATNGPLNAVLSVFGPDVTTNWLGEFSTALPAVIVVGVWVGMPQTTITLLAALQQIPTEQIEAAAMDGAGAVRRFFNVSLPAIRPVMASITSLNFIWNFNSFGLVYVMTEGGPGGKTMLPMLFTYLEAFKSRNLGYASAMGCVLVLIVVALLAIYLWSQFREKEAK
- a CDS encoding LacI family DNA-binding transcriptional regulator, with the translated sequence MSTSRPTLAQVARLAGVSVASVSRALNGGSASRGTVEKVRAAVNELGYVPDATARLLKLGHTPAIACAVPDIANPIYVAMVKAMEAVTRREGFRLSLTSVGSDADEIAELVRSMDRGFADGLIITPLRVTEGLVEALLTLSVPVVVIGRIAPEVPLDAVSVDSAAGVRAAIDHLVAAGHDAVTLVNGPDDTTPGRYRLAAYLDAAAAYGFVPRVITATDFTTEAALVALGDCMADAASRPSAVLATNDLLAVGVMRAAAKAGVEVGPDLGVVGMDDTVYANLVQPPLTSVSLAAGERATQAIELLLARIARPGRAHQRVTVDPTLVLRESSPTRRGWPQ
- a CDS encoding aldehyde dehydrogenase family protein; amino-acid sequence: MKSTAEYADQARAALLALGVEASELEPGTGPRVAARTPLTGGTLFEVPGADADGVRAAVGEAAEAFAMWRDTPAPVRGRLVRRLGDLIAEHRDDLATLVTIEAGKIRTEALGEVQEMSDICDFAVGLSRQLYGRTMPSERAGHRLQETWQPLGVVGVISAFNFPVAVWSWNTAIALACGDTVVWKPSELTSLCALGCAALLRRAAREVGAPDGVHRLVLGARDTGQALVDDPRVALVSATGSTRMGREVGPRVAARFGRSLLELGGNNAVVVTATANLDQAVASVVFGAAGTAGQRCTSTRRLLVHDDVADEVIARVGAAFERLPIGDPFAEGTLVGPLIGQGAWEAMADAIAAAQAQGGRLVAGGDRVRPGREDDDGEGSPLAPTPAPAEGAARGGGEAAPARAEGAEWVAGEDVHAPAEVAPTTEAVPTPEAVPAAAVPAPAARLGAAAHGAAGEGRDLGVRAERPVAEPEGYWVRPALLEMPTQAGVMLKETFAPVLYAVRYRDLDEAIALHNAVPQGLSGGIFTADMIEAERYLALADTGIANVNAGTSGAEIGGAFGGEKETGGGRESGSDAWRAYMRRSTNAINYSGGVELAQGVDFG